One genomic segment of Plasmodium vivax chromosome 9, whole genome shotgun sequence includes these proteins:
- a CDS encoding hypothetical protein, conserved (encoded by transcript PVX_091370A), translated as MNKPKSLKNGMSSEREKLASAKEGDDDEKSDDSDKQIVVVNRSIKSKIFLESGKAEKGEKNCTSNARSARGLLSKAAKKSATICGDAPLAQIIRRDNNNNNNKTGNFSKAALASSQFRGLQGAHTTATPKQQKLVHKSEQKNHIGGPPSGKRECEDYGFFNELMKSTCVNNTEGINHAVRGGISGGEPNEATHGRDLHAGKKEKIGKIGKIGKDAHFDKANEEGHSEYLPPYDERRHPFEERPSHSSQHNTVEHPWGDDPPLGGTNPSVHFAQVGEGGGEEEGNGDGGGNAFTCRPASPSATSPVIKYDQFELHEIDRELEKITEEENKIQEKLIYLANQELDIAIKMKQLRAARLLSQKEGQPVEGDRGSHNADKG; from the coding sequence ATGAATAAACCAAAGAGTCTCAAAAATGGGATGTCAAGCGAACGGGAAAAGTTAGCTTCTGCGAAGGAGGGAGATGATGACGAGAAGAGTGACGACTCGGATAAACAAATTGTCGTCGTCAACAGGAGCATTAAatcgaaaatatttttagaatCGGGCAAggcggaaaagggggagaaaaactgCACCAGCAATGCGCGCAGTGCGAGGGGTCTCCTcagcaaagcggcaaaaaaaagtgcaaccATATGTGGTGATGCCCCACTGGCTCAAATTATAAGAAGGgacaataataataacaataataagACGGGTAACTTTAGCAAAGCCGCTTTGGCCTCTTCCCAATTTAGAGGCCTGCAGGGCGCCCATACCACGGCCACACCGAAGCAGCAGAAATTGGTGCACAAGTCGGAGCAGAAAAACCACATAGGAGGGCCCCCCAGTGGGAAGAGAGAATGTGAGGACTATGGCTTCTTCAACGAGCTCATGAAGAGCACCTGCGTAAATAACACGGAAGGTATTAATCATGCGGTGCGTGGTGGTATTAGCGGGGGGGAACCAAACGAAGCAACGCACGGAAGGGACCTGCATGctgggaagaaggaaaaaatcggTAAAATTGGTAAAATTGGGAAAGACGCCCATTTTGATAAAGCGAATGAGGAAGGTCACTCGGAGTATCTTCCTCCCTATGATGAAAGGAGGCACCCCTTCGAGGAACGGCCAAGCCATTCCTCTCAACACAATACAGTGGAACATCCCTGGGGAGACGatcccccccttggagggACAAACCCAAGTGTCCATTTCGCACAGGTGggcgaaggaggaggagaagaagaaggaaacgGAGACGGAGGCGGAAACGCTTTTACTTGCCGTCCGGCTTCCCCTTCTGCCACCTCGCCGGTTATCAAATATGACCAATTTGAGCTGCACGAAATAGACAGGGAGCTCGAAAAAATTacagaggaggaaaataaaatacaagAAAAGCTAATTTATTTGGCTAACCAAGAGCTCGACATTGCTATCAAGATGAAGCAGCTGCGGGCGGCCAGGCTGCTCAGTCAGAAGGAGGGGCAGCCAGTCGAGGGGGATAGGGGCAGTCACAATGCGGACAAGGGGTAG
- a CDS encoding hypothetical protein, conserved (encoded by transcript PVX_091360A) has product MLAPYRRIILQRWALRTGRRVFHAKRWVGRKEHLCCDFKRHFGNSSKGGEVKRPRGEEANGAEKPPRRIVSRNSNRNLSGPPPREDITQHVQSEYGICPSSVDVNIQRNGENDLFKLSKRWSAFFKCEKDLHDVINKYIKTNQMDYHLHAYLRGPPSEEAQGGGDVKGRPPKMEEQLRNILTYIMSLFYKHIEDYNVVSLLSERIVRLLNGGSSPSDAHEDAHAGASADATADGRATHEGSPRLDKATILTTLEVYNYVNAMNDELFDRLFSLLNECYVEAAPPGGPLTISEDEAVLTLKSLYKQKFKNHPIVDTIIRSLRDAPHLSPHLSVHALLYLALLSRMDNRSLCRVNSSLFCGDQVGPLGGGDPSAAAEGGIKEIKKHIKKHIEEHIEEHIGEHIEEGTTNPNAEEPPTRAENPTWENQLEQIKFRAPLSATDCIKLLYGYFLLGENHINWFVIHKLLLRLHEELKDEGKLLLLQKESKKALHMATIVRTYLRYKKRSLYDNLAKDVKRMLKQLQILHADDEHTRRKERKFVQKVSWHLTKLRIAHVKNGYKGGIPLDLLEKSRKLVWLCFSYHQYYVRTIDLTAETLLQMDLLKAMNYGIAKVHYYQFSRMKARRTRFEYIRMCRYYTLRDRRNYDDEFEGWSLPYINWYHRRNKNVHVSNYFYGYTPVSLMQY; this is encoded by the coding sequence ATGCTAGCCCCGTACAGACGCATAATACTGCAGCGGTGGGCGCTGCGGACCGGCAGGCGTGTGTTCCACGCGAAGCGCTGGGTGGGTAGAAAGGAGCACCTCTGCTGCGATTTTAAAAGACATTTCGGCAACAGTTCGAAGGGTGGAGAGGTGAAGAGGCcccggggggaggaggcgaaTGGTGCAGAGAAGCCACCGCGCCGCATCGTCAGCCGCAACAGCAACCGCAACCTGAgtggccccccccccagggaagATATCACCCAGCATGTCCAAAGCGAATACGGCATCTGCCCCAGCTCGGTCGATGTGAACATCCAACGAAATGGAGAAAACGATTTGTTCAAGTTAAGCAAAAGGTGGAGTGCCTTTTTCAAATGTGAAAAGGACCTACACGAtgtgataaataaatacataaagaCAAATCAAATGGACTACCATTTGCATGCCTACTTAAGGGGTCCTCCGAGTGAAGAGGCACAGGGAGGGGGAGATGTGAAGGGCAGGCCacccaaaatggaagaacaaTTGAGGAACATCCTAACCTATATAATGTCCCTGTTTTACAAGCACATTGAAGACTACAACGTGGTGTCTCTGTTAAGTGAGCGGATTGTACGTTTACTGAACGGGGGGAGCTCCCCAAGTGACGCTCATGAGGATGCTCATGCGGGTGCTTCTGCAGATGCTACTGCAGATGGGCGAGCCACGCATGAGGGCAGTCCGCGCCTGGACAAGGCCACCATCCTAACCACGCTGGAAGTGTACAATTACGTGAACGCCATGAACGATGAACTTTTCGATCGGCTGTTTTCTCTACTGAACGAATGCTACGTGGAGGCAGCACCACCGGGGGGTCCCCTCACAATCAGCGAAGACGAAGCTGTGCTTACTCTGAAAAGTTTGTACAAGCAGAAGTTTAAAAATCATCCCATTGTGGATACCATCATACGGTCACTTAGGGATGCCCCCCATTTGAGCCCACACCTTTCGGTGCACGCGCTGCTTTACCTCGCGTTGCTCTCCCGGATGGATAACAGGTCCCTTTGCAGGGTGAACTCTTCACTGTTTTGTGGCGATCAGGTGGGGCCCCTGGGCGGGGGAGACCCCAGCGCAGCCGCGGAAGGGGGCATAAAGGAGATAAAGAAGCACATAAAGAAGCACATAGAGGAACACATAGAGGAACACATAGGGGAGCACATCGAAGAAGGGACGACCAACCCAAACGCGGAGGAACCGCCCACCAGGGCTGAGAACCCCACATGGGAAAATCAACTTGAGCAGATAAAATTCAGAGCCCCCCTGTCAGCAACGGATTGTATAAAACTGCTCTACGGCTACTTCCTCCTGGGGGAAAACCACATTAACTGGTTCGTCATCCACAAGCTCCTTCTGCGATTGCACGAGGAATTGAAGGATGAGGGAAAACTCCTTTTGCTACAGAAGGAGAGTAAAAAGGCACTTCACATGGCAACCATCGTGAGGACCTACTTAaggtacaaaaaaagaagcctCTACGATAACTTGGCCAAGGATGTCAAACGGATGTTAAAGCAGCTGCAAATCCTGCATGCAGATGATGAACACACAAGaaggaaggaaaggaagTTCGTCCAGAAGGTATCATGGCATTTAACAAAACTCCGCATCGCGCATGTGAAGAATGGGTATAAAGGTGGGATCCCATTAGACCTCTTGGAGAAGAGCAGAAAACTCGTGTGGCTGTGCTTCTCCTACCACCAGTACTACGTTAGGACGATTGACTTAACCGCAGAGACCTTGTTGCAGATGGATTTGCTAAAAGCCATGAATTATGGGATTGCCAAAGTGCATTACTATCAGTTTTCCCGCATGAAGGCAAGGAGAACTCGATTCGAGTACATACGCATGTGCCGCTACTACACGCTGCGCGACCGCCGCAACTACGACGATGAGTTCGAGGGGTGGAGCCTGCCCTACATCAACTGGTACCacaggaggaacaaaaacgTCCACGTGTCCAACTACTTCTACGGCTACACCCCCGTCTCGCTCATGCAGTATTAG
- a CDS encoding hypothetical protein, conserved (encoded by transcript PVX_091355A), with product MRINFFKEKNKIKLNKNLDLDSDNAFSNANPESNNYLTANSDNEYDHYGFEKNKEYPAESTTDKRALEKHKKKIEKRWQLYFTFKRDIKKSYYLKTLIRKGIPDKLRPDIWPYLLDSMVLYLKYPTIYEKCLNSELEAKVLSQIELDIIRTFPHNKNYRMNSPGLIQLRNVLHAFAVYKPKINYCQSMNFIAAIALIFLKEELAFWSIVQLIDSDYSHEKINISDYYNNEMRGLRRDIIVIEELIRTKLPDVHLRLKEFDVDLSWICSEWLLCLFCTAFPITTTLRIWDCLFYEGDKIIFRITLALFKMNQEKLIELNSLESILLLFKETTKNMVECDKLMYIAFNEIGVLKKKNIKKLRAKAEGIIKSGVT from the exons atgagaataaatttcttcaaagaaaaaaacaagatTAAATTGAATAAGAATTTAGACCTAGACTCAGACAATGCTTTTTCTAATGCCAACCCGGAATCGAATAACTACCTGACGGCCAACAGTG ACAATGAATATGACCACTACGGGTTCGAGAAGAACAAAGAATACCCAGCCGAATCTACTACAGATAAACGGGCACTAGAGAAgcacaagaaaaaaattgaaaagag GTGGCAGTTATACTTTACCTTCAAAAgggacataaaaaaaagttactacCTGAAAACGCTAATTAGAAAGGGCATTCCGGACAAGCTCAG ACCGGACATATGGCCGTACCTGTTAGATAGCATGGTGCTGTACCTGAAGTATCCCACCATATATGAAAA ATGCCTGAACAGTGAACTCGAGGCAAAAGTTCTCAGTCAAATTGAGTTGGACATAATCCGAACCTTCCCACATAACAAAAAC TACCGGATGAACTCCCCCGGGTTAATTCAGCTGAGGAACGTCCTGCACGCCTTTGCTGTTTATAagccaaaaataaattactgCCAG agcaTGAATTTCATCGCCGCCATCGCGCTAATATTTTTGAAAGAAGAATTAGCCTTTTGGTCAATCGTCCAGCTAATCGATTCGGATTATTCccacgaaaaaattaacatcaGCG ATTACTATAACAACGAAATGAGGGGGCTCCGCAGGGACATTATCGTCATAGAAGAATTGATACGAACGAAGTTGCCGGATGTGCACTTGCGTTTAAA AGAATTCGACGTTGACCTTTCCTGGATTTGTTCCGAGTGGCTGTTGTGCTTATTTTGCACGGCCTTTCCG ATCACCACGACGCTACGCATATGGGACTGCCTCTTCTACGAAGGAGACAAAATTATCTTCAGAATCACCTTGGCCTTGTTTAAAATGAATCAGGAGAAATTAATTGAATTAAATTCATTAGAGTCCATcctattattatttaaggAGACAACCAAAAATATG GTCGAATGCGACAAACTGATGTACATCGCTTTCAACGAAATAGGtgtgctgaaaaaaaaaaacataaaaaagttGAGGGCGAAAGCTGAAGGCATCATAAAAAGTGGCGTAACATAA
- a CDS encoding hypothetical protein, conserved (encoded by transcript PVX_091365A), producing MNDWEEREEKPPAELQRNVRNALVVFGLVAEMILVDNHLLESVSINDIYKSVYCVLRGRYESILEALSPVEGRSDYVTPGGSSPEGKVRKPLLKEGKPEKQVSRPKHTKGEETNPAEEPRQLAEQIKLKFSQIFQRLPKKKTKLPCTDQLSSIKYAIAGCIYMHGKIWSKNVSLRNVLNAIDFNLFLLNNGFYTVKCGTSKKDAEQLSNSVNQFGPTSKEDIYYEKEQSLKMEKVTLRALSFNLTSSMSKYALLYELMFITRSPYIVNKFLISVLNDVVCIPDVEGRFDDTSIVISCMLFVNHFFYHINRHDQMGSLHLGLVKKMYLSQVEKIVNIFFLLNKVNPKAGMKDVILLTKEIVYLYSVTY from the coding sequence atgaacgaCTGGGAAGAGCGCGAAGAGAAGCCCCCCGCCGAGCTGCAAAGAAACGTGCGCAACGCCCTAGTTGTGTTCGGACTCGTCGCAGAAATGATCCTCGTGGACAACCACCTCCTGGAGTCGGTTAGCATAAATGACATCTACAAAAGTGTGTACTGCGTGCTCAGGGGGAGGTATGAATCGATACTGGAGGCTCTTTCGCCTGTTGAAGGGCGCAGCGATTACGTCACCCCAGGGGGGAGTTCGCCCGAGGGGAAGGTACGGAAGCCCCTTCTAAAGGAGGGAAAGCCGGAGAAGCAGGTAAGCAGGCCAAAGCACACCAAAGGTGAGGAGACCAACCCAGCAGAGGAACCACGCCAACTGGCCGAACAgatcaaattaaaattttcgcaAATATTTCAAAGGCTCCCCAAGAAGAAGACAAAACTGCCCTGCACCGACCAACTCAGCAGCATCAAGTATGCCATAGCAGGgtgcatatacatgcatGGGAAGATATGGAGCAAAAATGTGTCCCTAAGAAATGTGTTGAACGCAATTGATTTTAAcctatttttgttaaacaaCGGGTTCTACACAGTTAAATGTGGTACATCTAAAAAAGATGCAGAACAGCTGTCCAACAGTGTCAACCAATTTGGACCCACTAGCAAGGAAGACATCTATTATGAGAAGGAACAAAGTCTGAAGATGGAGAAGGTAACTCTACGTGCCTTATCCTTTAACCTCACGAGCAGCATGTCAAAATATGCCCTACTATACGAATTGATGTTTATTACTAGATCACCCTACATTGTGAATAAGTTCCTCATTTCCGTTTTGAATGATGTCGTTTGCATCCCAGATGTAGAGGGCAGATTTGATGACACCTCCATTGTCATTTCGTGCATGTTATttgttaatcattttttttaccacatCAATCGGCACGATCAGATGGGTTCCCTCCATTTGGGactagtaaaaaaaatgtacctttctcaagtggaaaaaattgttaatatatttttcctcctgAATAAGGTGAACCCGAAAGCGGGTATGAAGGATGTCATTTTGCTTACGAAGGAGATCGTTTACTTGTATTCTGTGACGTATTGA